The following are encoded in a window of Rosa chinensis cultivar Old Blush chromosome 4, RchiOBHm-V2, whole genome shotgun sequence genomic DNA:
- the LOC112201058 gene encoding probable pectate lyase 5, whose product MAMPLSLLSLLSLLLIPSLISSSPVPNPDSVIQEVHRSINASRRSLGFLSCGSGNPIDDCWRCDPKWEQNRQRLADCAIGFGKHAIGGRDGKIYVVTDAGDHPVNPKPGTLRYAVIQDEPLWIIFKGDMTITLKEELMMNSFKTIDGRGANVHIAGGPCITIQYVTNIIIHGLNIHDCKQGGNAYVRDSPSHYGWRTLSDGDGVSIFGGSHVWVDHCSLSNCRDGLIDAIHGSTAITISNNYMTHHNKVMLLGHSDTYTQDKNMQVTIAFNHFGEGLVQRMPRCRHGNFHVVNNDYTHWEMYAIGGSASPTINSQGNRFLAPNDRFNKEVTKHEEAPQNEWSKWNWRSSGDLLLNGAFFTASGAGASSSYAKASSLGARPSSLVSSITAGAGSLKCKKGSRC is encoded by the exons ATGGcaatgccactctctcttctctcactcctctctctcctccttatCCCATCTCTCATTTCCTCCTCCCCGGTCCCAAACCCCGATTCCGTAATCCAAGAAGTACACAG GAGCATTAATGCGTCTCGAAGGAGTTTGGGTTTTCTTTCATGCGGAAGCGGAAACCCCATCGACGATTGCTGGAGGTGTGACCCCAAATGGGAGCAGAACCGGCAGAGACTCGCCGACTGCGCAATTGGGTTCGGAAAGCACGCCATTGGAGGCAGAGACGGCAAAATCTACGTCGTCACCGACGCCGGTGACCACCCTGTCAACCCAAAACCCGGGACTCTCCGCTACGCCGTCATCCAAGACGAGCCGTTATGGATCATCTTCAAAGGTGACATGACCATCACGCTGAAAGAGGAGCTGATGATGAACTCGTTCAAGACCATCGACGGCCGAGGAGCCAATGTACACATCGCCGGCGGGCCTTGCATTACTATTCAATACGTCACCAATATCATAATCCACGGCTTGAACATCCACGACTGCAAGCAAGGCGGGAATGCTTATGTTAGAGACTCTCCTAGCCATTATGGGTGGAGGACTTTGTCTGACGGAGACGGGGTTTCGATTTTCGGGGGAAGCCATGTTTGGGTGGATCATTGCTCTCTCTCGAACTGCCGTGATGGTCTCATTGATGCGATTCATGGCTCTACGGCTATTACGATTTCCAACAATTACATGACGCACCATAACAAGGTCATGTTGTTGGGTCACAGTGACACCTACACGCAGGACAAGAACATGCAGGTCACTATTGCGTTCAATCACTTTGGAGAAGGCCTTGTTCAAAGGATGCCAAG GTGCAGGCATGGAAATTTTCATGTGGTGAACAATGACTATACGCATTGGGAAATGTATGCAATTGGGGGTAGTGCTTCTCCAACTATCAACAGCCAAGGGAATAGGTTTCTTGCACCTAATGATAGATTTAACAAAGAG GTGACTAAACATGAGGAAGCACCACAGAATGAGTGGAGCAAATGGAACTGGAGGTCTTCAGGGGATTTACTGCTGAATGGTGCATTTTTCACAGCGTCTGGTGCCGGAGCTTCTTCGAGTTACGCCAAGGCTTCGAGTTTGGGTGCAAGGCCATCTTCCCTAGTGAGCTCAATCACAGCTGGTGCTGGTTCACTCAAATGTAAGAAGGGCTCGCGTTGCTGA